The following are from one region of the Nicotiana tabacum cultivar K326 chromosome 3, ASM71507v2, whole genome shotgun sequence genome:
- the LOC142179329 gene encoding pentatricopeptide repeat-containing protein At1g09220, mitochondrial-like isoform X2, whose product MGRDVNHLLNLVKRHQNYRRAIQQIHTQLIFTTAENTFNTSSIPIILTLWNSVIRHYSLGIFPQEAFFLFQKLRFQYQKVIYFDSFTYSFLIKASANLAQRGTGKQLHCLSLKDGFESHVYVQTALVNMYGECGFVGEAKKVFDEMPVRNSVTWNALISGSIKWGDVKVARAMFDAMPEKNVISWTGLIDGYTRMGRFDEALSLFREMAVIEEIKPSEVSLLAIFPAIWNVRCLECCQMVHAYGEKSGINAFDIRVMNSLVDAYAKCGSIDDAVRVFEDILNERRNLVSWTSIISGYAMHGMAKEASDSYQMMVDAGVEPNRITFLSMLNACSHGGLVDEGLEFFRKMVDEFGIQPDIKHYGSLIDMLGREGRLVEAEEIALEIPNAMSNVVIWRTLLGACSFHDNADMGERVMQKIMEMENKYGGDYVLLSNILAGMGRSSTE is encoded by the coding sequence ATGGGCAGAGATGTTAATCATCTTCTTAACCTCGTTAAAAGACACCAAAACTACCGCAGAGCAATTCAACAGATTCATACTCAGTTAATATTCACCACTGCTGAAAATACCTTCAACACAAGTTCAATACCCATCATATTAACTCTCTGGAACTCTGTAATTCGCCATTACTCTCTTGGTATTTTCCCACAAGAAGCCTTTTTTCTTTTCCAGAAACTCCGATTCCAGTATCAAAAAGTTATATATTTTGATAGCTTTACATATTCTTTCTTGATCAAAGCATCGGCCAATTTAGCACAACGGGGTACTGGGAAACAGCTTCATTGTTTGAGCTTGAAGGATGGATTTGAGTCCCATGTTTATGTGCAAACTGCTCTGGTTAACATGTATGGTGAATGTGGGTTTGTTGGGGAAGCGAAGAAGGTGTTCGATGAAATGCCTGTTAGAAATTCTGTCACTTGGAATGCTTTGATCAGTGGTTCTATTAAATGGGGTGATGTTAAGGTTGCTCGGGCGATGTTCGATGCAATGCCGGAGAAGAATGTCATTTCTTGGACGGGGCTTATTGATGGGTATACGAGGATGGGTCGGTTTGATGAGGCATTGTCATTGTTCCGCGAAATGGCTGTGATCGAGGAGATAAAACCGAGTGAAGTGAGTCTTTTGGCTATTTTCCCGGCTATTTGGAATGTTCGGTGTTTAGAGTGTTGCCAAATGGTTCATGCTTACGGGGAGAAAAGTGGTATTAATGCTTTTGATATCCGTGTTATGAATTCGCTTGTAGATGCTTATGCTAAATGTGGAAGCATAGATGATGCTGTGAGAGTTTTTGAGGATATATTAAATGAACGAAGGAATTTGGTGTCATGGACATCAATAATATCAGGATATGCAATGCATGGGATGGCAAAAGAAGCTTCGGATAGTTATCAGATGATGGTGGATGCAGGTGTTGAACCGAATCGCATAACGTTTTTGAGCATGCTCAATGCTTGCAGTCATGGAGGTTTAGTGGATGAGGGGCTCGAGTTTTTCAGGAAGATGGTTGATGAGTTTGGGATTCAACCAGACATTAAGCATTATGGCAGCTTGATAGACATGTTAGGCAGAGAAGGTAGGTTAGTAGAAGCAGAAGAAATAGCTTTGGAGATACCTAATGCTATGTCTAATGTTGTGATTTGGAGAACACTATTGGGAGCTTGTAGTTTTCATGATAATGCAGATATGGGAGAAAGAGTTATGCAGAAGATCATGGAGATGGAAAACAAATATGGTGGTGATTATGTGCTTCTTTCGAATATCCTTGCAGGTATGGGCAG
- the LOC142179329 gene encoding pentatricopeptide repeat-containing protein At1g09220, mitochondrial-like isoform X1, with translation MGRDVNHLLNLVKRHQNYRRAIQQIHTQLIFTTAENTFNTSSIPIILTLWNSVIRHYSLGIFPQEAFFLFQKLRFQYQKVIYFDSFTYSFLIKASANLAQRGTGKQLHCLSLKDGFESHVYVQTALVNMYGECGFVGEAKKVFDEMPVRNSVTWNALISGSIKWGDVKVARAMFDAMPEKNVISWTGLIDGYTRMGRFDEALSLFREMAVIEEIKPSEVSLLAIFPAIWNVRCLECCQMVHAYGEKSGINAFDIRVMNSLVDAYAKCGSIDDAVRVFEDILNERRNLVSWTSIISGYAMHGMAKEASDSYQMMVDAGVEPNRITFLSMLNACSHGGLVDEGLEFFRKMVDEFGIQPDIKHYGSLIDMLGREGRLVEAEEIALEIPNAMSNVVIWRTLLGACSFHDNADMGERVMQKIMEMENKYGGDYVLLSNILAGMGRYVDSEVVRRVMDEQNALKAPGLSFT, from the coding sequence ATGGGCAGAGATGTTAATCATCTTCTTAACCTCGTTAAAAGACACCAAAACTACCGCAGAGCAATTCAACAGATTCATACTCAGTTAATATTCACCACTGCTGAAAATACCTTCAACACAAGTTCAATACCCATCATATTAACTCTCTGGAACTCTGTAATTCGCCATTACTCTCTTGGTATTTTCCCACAAGAAGCCTTTTTTCTTTTCCAGAAACTCCGATTCCAGTATCAAAAAGTTATATATTTTGATAGCTTTACATATTCTTTCTTGATCAAAGCATCGGCCAATTTAGCACAACGGGGTACTGGGAAACAGCTTCATTGTTTGAGCTTGAAGGATGGATTTGAGTCCCATGTTTATGTGCAAACTGCTCTGGTTAACATGTATGGTGAATGTGGGTTTGTTGGGGAAGCGAAGAAGGTGTTCGATGAAATGCCTGTTAGAAATTCTGTCACTTGGAATGCTTTGATCAGTGGTTCTATTAAATGGGGTGATGTTAAGGTTGCTCGGGCGATGTTCGATGCAATGCCGGAGAAGAATGTCATTTCTTGGACGGGGCTTATTGATGGGTATACGAGGATGGGTCGGTTTGATGAGGCATTGTCATTGTTCCGCGAAATGGCTGTGATCGAGGAGATAAAACCGAGTGAAGTGAGTCTTTTGGCTATTTTCCCGGCTATTTGGAATGTTCGGTGTTTAGAGTGTTGCCAAATGGTTCATGCTTACGGGGAGAAAAGTGGTATTAATGCTTTTGATATCCGTGTTATGAATTCGCTTGTAGATGCTTATGCTAAATGTGGAAGCATAGATGATGCTGTGAGAGTTTTTGAGGATATATTAAATGAACGAAGGAATTTGGTGTCATGGACATCAATAATATCAGGATATGCAATGCATGGGATGGCAAAAGAAGCTTCGGATAGTTATCAGATGATGGTGGATGCAGGTGTTGAACCGAATCGCATAACGTTTTTGAGCATGCTCAATGCTTGCAGTCATGGAGGTTTAGTGGATGAGGGGCTCGAGTTTTTCAGGAAGATGGTTGATGAGTTTGGGATTCAACCAGACATTAAGCATTATGGCAGCTTGATAGACATGTTAGGCAGAGAAGGTAGGTTAGTAGAAGCAGAAGAAATAGCTTTGGAGATACCTAATGCTATGTCTAATGTTGTGATTTGGAGAACACTATTGGGAGCTTGTAGTTTTCATGATAATGCAGATATGGGAGAAAGAGTTATGCAGAAGATCATGGAGATGGAAAACAAATATGGTGGTGATTATGTGCTTCTTTCGAATATCCTTGCAGGTATGGGCAGGTATGTTGATTCTGAGGTTGTGAGGCGAGTGATGGATGAGCAAAATGCACTCAAAGCTCCCGGCCTTAGCTTTACTTAA